The Micromonospora siamensis genome contains the following window.
ATGATCGCCTCGGCCGGCGAGCTGGGCTGGCGGCGGGTCGACGACGTCAACGCCGACGACGACGAGCGGATCGGCTACGTGATGGCGACGATCCACGGCGGGCGTCGGGTCAGCGCCGCCGAGGCGTTCCTGCACCCGGTCCGCCGGCGGCCGAACCTGACCGTCGTCGTGGACACCGTCGTGCTGCGGATCCTGGTCCACGACGGACGGGCCGTCGGCGTACGCGCCGAGCACCGGGGGCGCCCTGTCGACTACCGGGCCACCGCCGAGGTGCTGGTGGCGGCCGGCGCCATCGCCAGCCCCCAGCTGTTGCAGGTCTCCGGGATCGGTCCGGCCGACACGTTGCGGGCCGCCGGGGTGGAGGTGCTGCTGGACCGGCCCCGGGTCGGGGTGGGCCTGCGCGAGCACCGGCCGATGCGCTTGCAGCACCGGCTGGCCGAGCCGGGCGGCTACAACCCGCTGCTGAACAACGCCCTCGGGCAGGGCCTGGCCGGGTTGCGCTACCTGCTCACCCGGCGCGGCCCGCTGGCGTTGCCGGTGCACGACGTGATCGCCTACGTGAAGTCCCGGCCCGAGCTGGACCGCCCGGACGCGTACCTTCTGATGGCGCCCTTCTCGGCGGCGCCCCCGCGGCCGGGGCGCGCCCTGGAGTTGGAGCAGGAGCCCGGCGTGATGTGCCTGGGCACGGTCTGCCGGCCGGACAGCGAGGGCAGTTTGGCCGTCACCGCCGCCGACCCGCGCACCCCGCCGGCCATCGTGACCGAATACTTCGGCACCGCGCACGACCGCAGGGCGGCGGTGGACACCTTCCGCCGGATGCGGGAGCTCTTCGCCACCGGCCCGATCGCCAAGCGGGTGGTCGCGGAGACCATCCCGGGTCCGGGGGTACGCACCGACGAGGAGATCGTGGAGGCGGCCCTG
Protein-coding sequences here:
- a CDS encoding GMC family oxidoreductase; translation: MEEFDFVIVGAGAAGCVLANRLSADPGTRVLLIEAGGWDTSPFVRVPKGFSRLMDDRRTAWHYPATVGAGRQETWQRGRLVGGSSAINGMIYARGGPADHDELERRGNPGWGWSTMLPIFKRLEDNPLGASPVRGAGGPLRLSTATGTDPLCEDMIASAGELGWRRVDDVNADDDERIGYVMATIHGGRRVSAAEAFLHPVRRRPNLTVVVDTVVLRILVHDGRAVGVRAEHRGRPVDYRATAEVLVAAGAIASPQLLQVSGIGPADTLRAAGVEVLLDRPRVGVGLREHRPMRLQHRLAEPGGYNPLLNNALGQGLAGLRYLLTRRGPLALPVHDVIAYVKSRPELDRPDAYLLMAPFSAAPPRPGRALELEQEPGVMCLGTVCRPDSEGSLAVTAADPRTPPAIVTEYFGTAHDRRAAVDTFRRMRELFATGPIAKRVVAETIPGPGVRTDEEIVEAALAYGYCGYHAVGTCAMGPTDEHVVDAQLRVRGVAGLRVVDASVLPTLVAGFINGPVSALAWRAADLILGETTT